In Desulfomonile tiedjei DSM 6799, a genomic segment contains:
- a CDS encoding (Fe-S)-binding protein produces MKSQGTREEIESIRNEVEKCIRCGSCLFYCPVYSEIADENYGPRGRNHLIKGLVENPQDLVTDARDRFEKCLLCGGCTNTCPQGVRNDLIMLAVRGELVRQNGLPLTSSLAFRHVLKNRDTMKKALRMAAAFQWMLPESKRKGGSSGTGVSSESGRVRHIPMLFTGIAGTRHFPSIAASFLSERISEINPPDPNSDKKDLRVAYFSGCATEFMFPHVGESLIRLLQRSGVEVIFPKNQGCCGTAVHANGDMETAREMALHNMQVLSEAKADYVVTGCATCGSALKEGWASLVQDRGPKALVSQFAAKVRDISEFIVEMTDLKPLRYQSLLPDNVRVTYHDPCHLARHQRVVEQPRAILQKVFGNRFVEMDNNGCCGFGGSFNLKNQDLSRKIGQDKIESIKRTKADVVITTCPGCMIHLIDGIEQNHMSQRVMHLASAVEPS; encoded by the coding sequence ATGAAGAGTCAAGGCACACGAGAGGAAATCGAATCGATCCGCAATGAGGTGGAGAAGTGTATCAGATGTGGCAGTTGTCTGTTTTACTGCCCTGTATACAGCGAAATCGCGGATGAAAACTATGGTCCTCGCGGACGCAATCACCTGATCAAGGGACTCGTTGAGAACCCGCAAGATCTCGTAACGGACGCCAGGGATCGTTTTGAGAAATGCCTCCTGTGCGGGGGGTGTACCAACACTTGCCCCCAGGGTGTGCGCAATGACCTCATCATGCTGGCTGTGAGAGGAGAACTGGTGAGGCAAAACGGGCTTCCACTGACTTCTTCCCTGGCTTTTCGGCACGTGCTGAAGAACAGGGACACCATGAAGAAGGCACTGAGAATGGCGGCTGCATTCCAATGGATGCTTCCGGAATCCAAGAGGAAGGGGGGAAGCTCAGGAACGGGTGTTTCGTCGGAATCCGGGAGGGTTCGTCACATTCCGATGCTGTTTACCGGAATCGCAGGAACTCGTCACTTTCCCTCTATTGCTGCGAGTTTCTTGAGCGAACGGATTTCGGAAATAAACCCTCCCGACCCCAATAGTGACAAGAAGGACCTTCGCGTTGCGTATTTCTCCGGTTGTGCCACCGAGTTCATGTTCCCGCATGTAGGAGAAAGCCTTATTCGATTACTGCAGCGTTCCGGTGTAGAAGTGATCTTTCCAAAAAACCAGGGATGTTGCGGTACAGCGGTTCATGCGAACGGAGACATGGAAACTGCCAGAGAAATGGCGCTTCACAATATGCAGGTCTTATCCGAAGCGAAGGCGGACTACGTCGTCACCGGCTGTGCAACGTGCGGTTCGGCTCTGAAGGAGGGCTGGGCAAGTCTCGTGCAAGATCGAGGCCCGAAAGCACTGGTTTCCCAATTTGCGGCCAAGGTCAGGGATATCTCCGAATTTATCGTGGAAATGACTGACCTGAAGCCGCTTCGCTATCAATCGCTACTGCCGGACAACGTTCGGGTCACGTACCATGATCCCTGCCACTTGGCCCGTCATCAGAGGGTCGTCGAGCAACCCCGCGCGATCCTTCAGAAAGTCTTTGGAAATCGTTTTGTAGAGATGGACAACAATGGCTGCTGCGGCTTCGGAGGATCGTTCAATCTGAAAAACCAGGATCTTTCGAGAAAGATCGGCCAGGACAAGATCGAATCCATCAAGCGAACAAAGGCCGATGTGGTCATCACCACATGTCCGGGATGCATGATTCACCTCATTGATGGAATCGAGCAAAATCACATGTCGCAGAGAGTCATGCATCTCGCCAGCGCTGTGGAACCGTCGTAG
- a CDS encoding methanogenesis marker 16 metalloprotein, producing MAEDRKTVAEINEKLKSGQAVVMTAMEFKKEVRRGHKFKVSDVDVVTTGTRGVMSGTSAMLAIPLAEHGSFKKARQMWLNGVPCILSSNTEEVTGIVEAVVYGTAESRDHHGHYGGGNLLRDLVEGKEVDLECLTSEGNTICTSITLAQLKFARLYNFRNCFQNYMAFGNFKNHRLYRENPTSIFACRPVPLMRGLTVSGSGELNPVENDRYSKVMKSGTKILLNGAPGVIVGNGTRSSPAKRCLCVAGDMADMDPQYMGGFRTSFGVEVTNGLAIPFPITDREVLDGLANCLDETIPLQIADLGDRIGIFGITYADIWKGAPLEVEFDAERCICCSFQCPAEYYCPMKAISWKDKRIDQSLCVACGACTSNCLGGAFKGKGDIPKGCMGTVHAFERDIPIIFRQSNRYRSEKAAEHLKDLMLKGEFLLSDSDLELKFWNL from the coding sequence ATGGCAGAAGACAGAAAGACCGTCGCCGAAATAAATGAGAAATTGAAGAGTGGCCAGGCAGTGGTCATGACGGCGATGGAGTTCAAAAAGGAGGTGAGAAGAGGGCACAAGTTCAAAGTGTCCGATGTGGACGTCGTCACTACGGGCACCAGAGGTGTCATGTCAGGGACATCAGCCATGCTGGCCATACCGTTAGCCGAACATGGCAGTTTTAAGAAGGCCAGGCAGATGTGGCTGAATGGAGTGCCCTGCATCCTGTCATCCAATACGGAAGAGGTAACAGGCATAGTGGAAGCTGTGGTGTACGGTACAGCCGAAAGCCGCGATCATCACGGACACTATGGAGGAGGTAATCTTCTGAGAGACCTGGTGGAAGGCAAAGAGGTGGATCTTGAGTGTTTGACATCAGAGGGAAACACCATTTGCACGTCAATCACTCTGGCTCAACTCAAGTTTGCCCGTCTCTACAACTTCCGAAACTGTTTTCAAAACTATATGGCCTTTGGCAATTTCAAGAACCACAGGTTGTACCGTGAAAATCCGACCTCCATTTTTGCCTGCCGTCCTGTGCCTCTCATGAGAGGATTGACAGTAAGTGGCAGCGGTGAACTCAACCCTGTAGAGAACGATCGTTACAGCAAAGTCATGAAATCAGGTACCAAAATACTGCTGAATGGGGCGCCGGGAGTGATTGTAGGCAATGGAACCCGCAGCAGTCCTGCGAAAAGATGCCTCTGTGTTGCAGGAGATATGGCAGACATGGACCCGCAATATATGGGTGGGTTCAGGACGAGCTTCGGGGTAGAAGTGACCAATGGTCTGGCCATTCCTTTCCCTATCACCGATCGGGAGGTACTGGATGGTCTGGCCAATTGCCTGGATGAGACGATACCTCTTCAAATAGCCGATCTCGGAGACAGAATAGGCATCTTTGGTATCACGTACGCGGACATCTGGAAAGGCGCACCCCTCGAAGTCGAATTCGATGCGGAACGATGTATCTGCTGCTCGTTTCAGTGTCCCGCAGAATACTACTGCCCCATGAAAGCCATTTCCTGGAAAGACAAGCGTATCGATCAGTCGCTCTGTGTGGCCTGTGGCGCTTGCACTTCCAACTGCCTTGGCGGGGCTTTCAAAGGCAAAGGCGATATTCCGAAGGGGTGCATGGGGACAGTTCATGCATTTGAACGAGATATACCGATCATTTTCAGACAATCAAACCGTTACCGCTCGGAAAAGGCAGCCGAGCACCTCAAGGACCTCATGCTCAAAGGAGAGTTCCTTTTGTCGGACTCGGATCTTGAGTTGAAATTTTGGAATCTTTGA
- a CDS encoding UPF0280 family protein, whose product MPVPREIDADLYRGLVNSKELISARIRIKQTDLLISGTTNLSRKAFPTVMHYRRQIEEYIVSHPFFARSLVPVPPDDTAAKIVKTMISVSTQCGVGPMASVAGAISEFVGMDLMPFSHELIVENGGDIFLFSSKRREMLLLAESSMFKGLRIALDATPEPIGICTSSGTLGHSLSFGCADAVMVVASSASLADAAATAVGNLVKGPRDVESAIEKAREIGVNGVVILVNDKMGAWGQVEILD is encoded by the coding sequence ATGCCTGTACCCAGAGAAATAGATGCGGACCTGTATCGAGGACTGGTCAACTCAAAGGAGTTGATCTCCGCGAGAATTCGCATCAAGCAAACCGATCTCTTGATTTCGGGTACGACCAACCTGAGTCGCAAAGCCTTCCCCACGGTGATGCACTATCGGCGGCAGATTGAAGAGTACATCGTAAGTCATCCTTTTTTTGCCCGGTCTTTGGTTCCCGTTCCTCCGGATGACACAGCAGCGAAGATTGTCAAGACCATGATTTCAGTTTCGACGCAATGTGGCGTGGGGCCGATGGCATCGGTTGCAGGTGCGATTTCGGAATTCGTCGGAATGGATCTCATGCCCTTCAGCCATGAACTGATAGTGGAGAACGGAGGAGACATCTTCCTTTTCTCCTCAAAGCGTAGAGAAATGCTTCTCCTGGCTGAAAGCTCGATGTTCAAGGGGTTGAGAATAGCCTTGGATGCAACCCCGGAACCTATAGGAATTTGCACGTCTTCAGGAACCCTGGGGCATTCACTCAGTTTTGGTTGTGCCGATGCTGTCATGGTGGTTGCTTCTTCGGCATCGCTAGCGGATGCGGCTGCCACTGCCGTCGGTAATCTGGTGAAAGGACCTCGTGATGTGGAGAGCGCGATTGAAAAGGCCCGGGAAATAGGTGTGAACGGAGTAGTCATACTCGTAAACGACAAAATGGGTGCTTGGGGTCAGGTAGAGATTCTAGATTGA
- a CDS encoding 4Fe-4S binding protein: MKVLYVSKNFKVSVADLDKGNPAELVLMVDLDRCISCGACQIACRIEHTADIHEPDSCRAIGVHAGKSPSIQPLLRMPLSCRHCDTPCDYYSQYNFWITCPFGQQPDRRAKSCDSCVDRLEMGFMPACATRCTMKCIYFGHAKDVAFVLNEKRLREMGDIQITA; the protein is encoded by the coding sequence ATGAAAGTCCTCTATGTGAGCAAAAACTTCAAGGTCTCCGTGGCCGATCTGGATAAGGGAAATCCTGCGGAACTGGTTCTCATGGTTGACCTGGACCGCTGCATATCCTGCGGCGCTTGCCAGATCGCATGCCGAATCGAACACACCGCGGATATTCACGAACCCGATTCCTGCAGAGCTATCGGGGTACACGCCGGCAAGAGTCCAAGTATTCAGCCGCTCCTGCGCATGCCTTTATCATGCCGTCACTGCGATACACCTTGTGACTATTATAGCCAGTACAATTTTTGGATCACCTGTCCCTTCGGACAACAACCCGATCGACGAGCTAAAAGTTGCGACTCTTGTGTGGATCGGCTGGAAATGGGGTTCATGCCTGCATGCGCAACGCGGTGCACCATGAAATGCATCTATTTCGGCCATGCGAAAGATGTAGCCTTCGTCCTGAACGAGAAACGACTCCGTGAAATGGGTGACATCCAGATCACGGCGTGA
- a CDS encoding molybdopterin-containing oxidoreductase family protein yields MFKKKQQTVRDFDTMRRSTCGNCPAGCGVKVFLKNGEIVDIFGDEEHPVNKGSFCPKGMLSYFHGTNPNRITQSRVRASLTQPFQEVTWGDAIRALSKRISEIASTFGKESICIHGNDSDPFDYLAGAAWFARQFGITNTPARFFPRPFGKGGIIDNMFGVPGSSLLMNSPRDWCHSKCILLYNCDLAATDPMTLGPLLDARDRGTPLLSIGSATTMTSSRASLSLRVKPGSESLALKTILHLLIRKGMIDEEFMQESTEGFTSLKSELEKVSLETAAKDCWVDIKDLERMADTIGRAYPIQVIAGSWHSRRYLSELEVFLCAALVCARGSIGIPGGGLNLLNASPFLWESWGLENSGDARTSEEEESHFDLEDILLSPKHRIGALICRGNPCARLADGKKTKAAMSEIPLIVHLSSYPNETFHRAHFSFPMSSWLEYSGLVATNNSRSVQWHHKIVEPPGECGSNLQFWTDLATSMDSGKPCPWRNEQGEVDSRKAVHFFLLNNPLTQVVSAKDLDPEINPPGGILWPCIDPSELDFEDNRLIQGNIRGKNILFRRSTNYPLSESRFPTTSGKINCAVSLIHDKSSSAEPQKALYPLMLITGTLIDSTNEFGHFVTDRGVEANGSGIKIHPQLARLIGVSKGESLTLENDNGTLTAPAWLSDDIDPRTVWCPEEIDPYQPFFAYESPRSLFDLPSSGVAPKKFAWVTAYKFQSEKEAATALIVRFVEQFQPRKSVS; encoded by the coding sequence ATGTTCAAGAAAAAGCAACAAACCGTCAGAGACTTTGACACCATGAGAAGATCCACCTGTGGTAATTGTCCGGCAGGTTGCGGTGTAAAGGTTTTTCTAAAAAATGGCGAGATCGTAGACATTTTTGGTGACGAAGAGCACCCTGTGAACAAAGGTTCCTTCTGCCCCAAAGGAATGCTCTCCTATTTTCATGGCACAAATCCGAACCGCATTACACAATCCCGTGTAAGGGCAAGCCTCACACAACCTTTCCAGGAGGTGACATGGGGTGACGCCATTCGTGCACTTTCAAAAAGGATTTCGGAAATTGCATCGACCTTCGGCAAAGAATCTATCTGCATTCACGGCAACGATTCCGATCCTTTTGATTACCTTGCAGGCGCAGCCTGGTTCGCCCGTCAGTTCGGCATAACCAATACTCCCGCCCGATTCTTTCCTCGTCCCTTTGGAAAAGGCGGCATCATCGACAACATGTTCGGCGTTCCGGGATCCTCTTTGCTGATGAATTCACCCCGCGACTGGTGCCACAGCAAGTGCATTCTGCTTTATAATTGCGATCTTGCAGCCACGGATCCAATGACCTTGGGTCCTCTCCTGGATGCCAGAGATCGGGGCACACCTCTCCTCTCGATTGGTTCCGCAACTACAATGACATCTTCGAGAGCCAGTCTATCGCTTCGTGTGAAACCTGGAAGTGAGTCTCTGGCGTTGAAGACAATTCTGCATCTTCTTATTCGGAAAGGAATGATAGACGAAGAGTTCATGCAAGAATCCACGGAAGGCTTTACGAGTCTCAAGTCGGAACTCGAAAAGGTTTCCCTTGAAACGGCAGCCAAGGATTGCTGGGTCGATATTAAAGATTTGGAGAGGATGGCCGACACCATCGGTCGTGCCTATCCGATCCAGGTTATTGCAGGGAGTTGGCATTCCCGGAGATACCTTTCCGAGCTCGAAGTATTTCTCTGCGCGGCTCTTGTTTGCGCAAGAGGATCGATAGGAATTCCCGGAGGAGGATTGAACCTTCTTAATGCATCACCCTTTCTCTGGGAATCCTGGGGCTTGGAGAATTCCGGTGATGCAAGGACATCCGAGGAGGAAGAGTCTCATTTCGATCTTGAAGATATTCTCCTTTCTCCCAAACACAGAATCGGTGCACTGATCTGTCGTGGGAATCCTTGTGCACGCCTCGCGGATGGAAAGAAGACAAAAGCTGCGATGAGCGAAATTCCCCTCATCGTGCACCTCTCGTCATATCCGAACGAGACCTTTCATCGTGCCCACTTCTCCTTTCCCATGAGTTCGTGGCTTGAATATTCCGGTCTCGTTGCTACCAACAACAGTAGGTCTGTACAGTGGCACCACAAAATCGTGGAACCTCCGGGAGAGTGTGGATCGAATCTGCAATTCTGGACGGACTTGGCAACTTCCATGGATTCCGGCAAGCCATGTCCATGGCGGAACGAACAGGGAGAAGTCGATTCTCGGAAAGCTGTACATTTCTTCCTGCTCAACAATCCTTTGACTCAGGTAGTCTCCGCCAAGGATCTGGATCCCGAAATCAACCCACCCGGTGGAATACTGTGGCCGTGTATCGATCCATCGGAATTGGATTTTGAAGACAACCGACTTATCCAGGGAAATATCAGAGGTAAGAACATTCTGTTCCGCAGGAGCACGAATTATCCTCTATCAGAAAGTCGTTTCCCGACAACCTCGGGCAAAATCAACTGTGCAGTCTCCCTGATTCATGACAAATCGTCATCGGCAGAACCGCAAAAAGCCCTATACCCTTTGATGTTGATAACAGGAACACTTATCGACAGCACCAACGAGTTCGGCCACTTCGTAACGGATCGGGGAGTCGAAGCCAACGGCTCAGGAATCAAGATTCATCCGCAACTGGCAAGACTCATTGGCGTCAGTAAAGGCGAATCTCTCACCCTCGAAAATGACAACGGCACTTTGACTGCCCCTGCGTGGTTGAGTGACGACATTGACCCCAGGACTGTCTGGTGTCCGGAGGAAATCGATCCTTATCAACCTTTTTTTGCATATGAAAGTCCCAGAAGCCTCTTTGATCTGCCATCTTCCGGGGTGGCACCAAAGAAGTTTGCATGGGTAACCGCATACAAGTTTCAGTCGGAAAAAGAAGCGGCTACTGCACTGATCGTCAGGTTTGTCGAACAATTTCAACCGCGAAAGAGCGTATCATGA
- a CDS encoding sigma-54 interaction domain-containing protein: MMAGSVCRDADVLRLEKYEDCLHKLILDLAHVGVLITDRKGDIKYLNPTFAMMFDMDIKTAISKNINDYFPHSKLMRVMETGIPDKAVEFSFKGQSALVNRYPITHQGVTAGGFIEVYFRDIRDLQKLMRKMTNLQKKVIYYKRKSQGLPGASYTFDDIIGQSTVIRKFKKLGMQFARSSIPVLVLGESGAGKELVAHAIHSAGSRSDEPFVRVNCAAIPKDLLESELFGYEEGTFTGAKTGGRVGKFELADKGTIFLDEIGELPLDMQAKLLRVLENGEIQKIGTSDVVYSDFRLIAATNKDLAASVAKGTFREDLYHRLHILVLAIPPLRDRPEDIPLLAQHLLDTTRDKPSNLEITFASEVKQLLQAYPWPGNIRELRNVLTFAVFSLDEGQTEIRLRNLPPYMLENQVMMVTRLKPALSPLNQAREKSEKEALLAALEQTAQNKAQAAKLLGISRNEIYRKMRRYGLLSR; this comes from the coding sequence ATGATGGCTGGCTCTGTGTGCCGTGATGCCGATGTGTTGCGACTGGAAAAGTATGAAGATTGCCTGCACAAGCTCATACTTGATCTTGCGCACGTTGGCGTGCTGATAACGGATAGGAAAGGTGACATCAAATATCTGAACCCGACGTTCGCCATGATGTTCGACATGGACATCAAGACGGCCATCTCCAAGAATATCAACGACTATTTTCCCCATTCCAAGCTCATGAGGGTAATGGAAACGGGAATACCCGATAAGGCTGTTGAGTTTTCTTTCAAAGGCCAGAGTGCCCTCGTGAATCGCTATCCCATTACGCACCAGGGAGTGACTGCAGGCGGGTTTATTGAAGTGTATTTTCGGGATATTAGAGATCTCCAGAAACTCATGCGCAAGATGACCAACCTGCAGAAGAAGGTCATCTATTATAAGCGCAAAAGCCAAGGGCTTCCGGGAGCATCGTACACTTTTGATGACATCATAGGCCAGAGCACGGTCATACGAAAATTCAAGAAATTGGGTATGCAGTTCGCCCGCAGCTCTATTCCTGTTCTCGTACTCGGCGAGAGCGGTGCAGGAAAGGAACTGGTTGCGCATGCAATTCATTCCGCCGGTTCCAGGTCCGATGAGCCTTTTGTCCGTGTAAATTGCGCGGCAATTCCCAAGGACCTGCTAGAATCAGAGCTTTTCGGCTATGAGGAAGGAACATTCACTGGAGCCAAGACGGGCGGGAGAGTGGGGAAATTTGAGCTGGCCGACAAGGGAACCATATTCCTTGACGAAATCGGTGAGCTTCCCTTGGATATGCAGGCCAAGTTGTTGAGAGTACTGGAGAACGGAGAAATTCAGAAGATCGGGACTTCCGATGTGGTCTATTCGGATTTCAGACTGATCGCAGCAACGAACAAGGATTTGGCGGCATCTGTGGCCAAAGGCACCTTCAGGGAAGATCTGTACCATCGTCTTCACATTCTGGTGCTCGCAATTCCGCCATTGCGAGACAGGCCTGAAGATATTCCCCTGCTTGCGCAACACTTACTGGATACTACCAGAGATAAGCCATCCAACCTGGAAATCACCTTCGCAAGTGAAGTGAAGCAACTGCTGCAAGCTTACCCCTGGCCGGGCAATATTCGCGAACTCAGAAACGTGCTCACGTTCGCCGTTTTTTCGCTAGACGAAGGACAGACAGAGATCCGGCTGCGAAACCTTCCACCGTACATGCTCGAAAATCAGGTCATGATGGTAACCAGATTGAAGCCTGCACTGTCCCCTCTGAATCAGGCCAGAGAGAAATCGGAAAAAGAGGCTCTTCTGGCGGCCCTGGAGCAAACCGCACAAAACAAGGCTCAAGCCGCAAAACTGCTGGGAATATCCCGGAACGAAATTTACCGCAAAATGCGAAGATACGGACTTCTGTCCAGATAA
- the xsc gene encoding sulfoacetaldehyde acetyltransferase: MTTMKMLASEALVETMVAEGVKEVFGLVGSAFMDVLDLFPQAGIRFVYVAHEQAAAHAADGLARVTGRPQVCIAQNGPGAINFVSGITAAFWAHSPVVAVTPETGSKGIGTGGFQEIDQLPFFQPNTKFQVRLNRPDRMAEVARRCFYIAKSEMGPTQLNIPRDYFYGIVQDEIYTTPELLRGAGPASQLAAAANLLSQARYPVILAGGGVSMGDALDETKMLAEYLTAPVVNSYLHNDSFPYDHPLGTGPIGYCGSKAAMRTIAKADVVLALGCRLGPFGTLPQYDIDYWPKGAKIVQVDIDSRVLGLSKRVELGILADAKAFAQELLLKLKAQDANRKSDTNRIEDVKKEKADWEEELQATSSSSQNPMHPRRFLKEFSAAIPKDAIVTTDIGNTCSMANAYLKFNGIRQHLSALSWGNCGFAYGAALGAKIGAPDKPVFALQGDGAWGISGLSEVMTAVRENIPVIAVVFNNFEWGAEKKNQVDYYNERYLGVDLLSNPNFAQLAKDMGAEGYRVHEAGDVQESINAAIASGKPAVIEVIQQGGKTVLAEPFRRDALQPALRYLPKYAHLTVKPE; encoded by the coding sequence ATGACGACAATGAAAATGTTGGCCAGTGAGGCGCTGGTCGAAACAATGGTCGCAGAAGGAGTAAAAGAAGTATTTGGGCTCGTCGGTTCCGCGTTCATGGATGTGCTGGATCTCTTTCCCCAGGCAGGCATCCGTTTTGTCTATGTTGCTCACGAACAGGCTGCAGCTCATGCCGCCGACGGACTGGCACGGGTTACGGGAAGACCGCAAGTATGTATCGCGCAAAACGGCCCTGGCGCGATCAACTTTGTTTCGGGGATCACGGCCGCATTTTGGGCTCATTCCCCTGTGGTCGCAGTCACTCCGGAAACAGGAAGCAAAGGAATAGGTACAGGCGGGTTCCAGGAGATCGATCAGTTACCTTTTTTCCAGCCAAACACAAAATTCCAAGTTCGACTCAATCGTCCCGACCGCATGGCCGAAGTGGCTCGCCGCTGCTTCTATATCGCCAAATCCGAGATGGGACCTACCCAGCTCAATATCCCGAGAGACTACTTTTACGGAATCGTCCAGGACGAAATCTATACAACTCCGGAACTACTGAGAGGCGCCGGTCCCGCAAGCCAGCTTGCAGCAGCAGCAAACCTTTTGTCACAGGCCCGGTATCCTGTGATTCTCGCTGGTGGCGGAGTTTCCATGGGTGATGCACTTGACGAGACCAAGATGCTTGCTGAATACCTGACTGCACCCGTAGTGAACAGCTACCTCCATAATGATTCTTTCCCGTACGATCATCCCCTGGGAACCGGCCCGATAGGTTACTGCGGTTCCAAAGCAGCCATGAGGACCATAGCCAAAGCAGATGTAGTATTAGCTCTGGGCTGCCGTCTCGGTCCGTTCGGTACACTTCCCCAGTACGATATAGACTATTGGCCGAAGGGTGCCAAGATCGTTCAAGTAGATATTGACAGCCGAGTGCTCGGGCTCAGCAAGCGAGTCGAATTGGGGATCCTGGCCGATGCCAAAGCATTCGCTCAGGAACTCCTGTTGAAGCTCAAAGCTCAGGATGCTAACCGAAAGTCGGACACCAATCGCATTGAAGACGTAAAGAAGGAAAAAGCCGACTGGGAGGAAGAGCTCCAGGCCACATCCTCATCATCCCAGAATCCGATGCATCCTCGACGCTTTCTTAAGGAGTTTTCCGCCGCCATTCCCAAGGACGCCATCGTCACCACGGATATCGGAAATACGTGTTCCATGGCAAATGCTTACCTGAAATTCAACGGTATTCGCCAGCACCTCTCTGCTTTGAGCTGGGGCAACTGCGGATTTGCTTACGGAGCAGCCCTTGGGGCAAAGATAGGAGCTCCGGATAAGCCGGTCTTCGCGCTCCAGGGTGATGGCGCATGGGGAATAAGTGGTCTTTCTGAAGTAATGACTGCTGTGAGAGAGAACATCCCCGTTATTGCCGTGGTGTTCAACAATTTCGAGTGGGGTGCTGAGAAAAAGAACCAGGTAGACTACTACAATGAACGTTATCTAGGTGTGGATCTCCTGAGCAATCCGAATTTTGCTCAGCTCGCCAAGGACATGGGCGCAGAAGGGTACAGAGTACATGAGGCGGGAGACGTCCAGGAGTCCATTAACGCGGCCATTGCGAGCGGCAAACCGGCAGTAATTGAGGTCATTCAACAGGGTGGGAAGACGGTGTTGGCCGAGCCCTTCAGGCGGGATGCTCTCCAGCCGGCTTTACGGTATCTTCCCAAGTATGCACACTTGACGGTCAAGCCGGAGTGA
- a CDS encoding uroporphyrinogen decarboxylase family protein, whose product MGKQDVIDAVKGLPTEKVPWVPYAGVHCAHMIDQPADKYLQDPDLIVEGVMFTAERYKADGIPLLFDLTVEAISMGCDHKWWPDNPPSITGHPLDKQNLVESGIKIPGPKDGRWPVIVEAGRRLKAAMPDVALFGILCGPLTLASHLRGVRIFTDVYKNKVLAKEIVDFCGQVAGESARIYAEEIGCDVIAITDPVASQIKPETFREFVTPACQPAIQAARKAGKVSSFFICGDATKVLEEVAQVGTDGFAIDEQLNLTYVRDVARKHNVGFGGNLKLTLALSLGIVSPREDAIASLAAGGSTGYVFAPG is encoded by the coding sequence ATGGGTAAACAGGATGTAATAGATGCCGTAAAGGGACTTCCCACGGAGAAGGTCCCATGGGTTCCATATGCGGGGGTGCATTGTGCTCACATGATCGACCAGCCTGCCGATAAGTATCTCCAAGACCCTGATCTGATCGTCGAGGGGGTCATGTTCACCGCAGAGAGATACAAAGCCGACGGGATTCCGCTTTTGTTCGACCTGACGGTCGAAGCAATCTCTATGGGTTGCGATCACAAGTGGTGGCCGGACAACCCCCCTTCCATCACAGGGCACCCTCTCGACAAACAGAACCTCGTAGAATCCGGAATCAAGATACCTGGCCCCAAAGATGGTAGGTGGCCAGTCATCGTTGAGGCCGGCAGAAGACTAAAGGCCGCAATGCCCGATGTCGCTCTCTTCGGCATCCTCTGTGGCCCGTTGACCCTGGCCAGCCATTTGCGCGGAGTTCGGATCTTCACAGATGTGTACAAGAACAAGGTACTCGCGAAAGAAATCGTAGATTTCTGCGGTCAAGTCGCAGGTGAGTCGGCCAGGATCTATGCCGAGGAAATTGGGTGTGACGTAATAGCGATCACGGATCCTGTGGCATCTCAGATCAAACCCGAAACGTTTCGCGAATTTGTGACGCCTGCCTGTCAACCGGCCATCCAGGCGGCTAGAAAGGCGGGAAAGGTCTCGAGCTTCTTTATATGCGGCGACGCCACGAAGGTACTGGAAGAAGTGGCGCAAGTAGGAACTGACGGCTTTGCGATTGATGAGCAGTTGAACCTCACGTACGTCAGGGATGTGGCACGCAAGCATAATGTTGGCTTCGGAGGAAACCTAAAGCTTACCTTGGCTTTGTCTTTGGGCATTGTGTCGCCGCGCGAAGACGCGATCGCCTCTTTGGCCGCTGGAGGATCTACGGGATACGTTTTTGCCCCAGGGTGA
- a CDS encoding flavodoxin family protein, translated as MKVLNIFSTATSNTQKVADCIEKAAQSLGHHVETVRVRQSLDPESVNVLDYDFVFVGSGVYEWLPSKAMMEFLSKSLKKHVKNDLINGDVKPKAPKREGKKAVVYCTFGGGHTGVNESGPTMKYLGQLFDHLGFTILAEWHFVGQYHGNLEMLNKIGRMGDISGRPNEEDLRHVTSLTSAILQV; from the coding sequence ATGAAGGTCTTGAATATCTTCTCTACGGCAACATCCAACACCCAAAAGGTGGCTGATTGTATCGAAAAAGCGGCTCAGAGTCTCGGGCATCATGTTGAAACCGTAAGGGTCAGACAGAGCCTCGATCCTGAGAGCGTAAACGTTCTGGATTACGATTTCGTCTTTGTCGGATCAGGGGTTTATGAGTGGCTTCCCAGCAAGGCTATGATGGAGTTCTTGTCGAAGTCCCTGAAGAAACATGTGAAGAACGATTTGATCAATGGTGACGTGAAACCAAAAGCGCCCAAGAGAGAGGGAAAGAAGGCCGTTGTCTACTGCACTTTTGGCGGAGGCCACACAGGTGTTAATGAATCGGGGCCGACTATGAAGTACCTGGGCCAGCTCTTTGATCATTTGGGTTTTACAATACTCGCGGAATGGCATTTCGTTGGGCAGTATCATGGGAATTTAGAGATGCTCAACAAGATTGGACGCATGGGTGACATTTCCGGCCGGCCGAACGAGGAGGACTTGCGCCACGTGACTTCCTTGACGTCTGCTATTCTCCAGGTGTGA